Proteins encoded together in one Flavobacterium keumense window:
- a CDS encoding DUF3820 family protein: MENDQKQLIKLAHTKMPFGKYEGWHLIDLPEYYVVWYNNKGFPKGELGQQLQLVYELKLNGLEDLIRNIKKQYSKPFKE; encoded by the coding sequence ATGGAAAACGATCAAAAACAACTCATTAAACTAGCGCATACCAAAATGCCTTTTGGGAAATACGAAGGTTGGCATTTGATTGATTTGCCGGAATATTACGTGGTTTGGTATAATAACAAAGGTTTTCCTAAAGGGGAATTAGGGCAGCAATTGCAGTTGGTTTATGAATTAAAACTGAACGGCTTAGAAGATTTAATTCGCAATATTAAAAAGCAGTATTCAAAACCATTTAAGGAGTAA
- a CDS encoding CTP synthase, whose product MNQTKYIFVTGGVTSSLGKGIIAASLAKLLQARGYRTTIQKFDPYINVDPGTLNPYEHGECYVTDDGAETDLDLGHYERFLNVPTSQANNVTTGRIYLSVIEKERRGEFLGKTVQVVPHITNEIKDRMQLLGKSGDYDIVITEIGGTVGDIESLPYIESVRQLVWELGENNGIVVHLTLVPYLAAAGELKTKPTQHSVKTLMESGIKADILVCRTEHEISDEIRNKLALFCNVKREAVIQSIDASTIYEVPNLMLEEGLDVVALKKLDLPKKAAPDLKNWNTFLKRLKSPKHIVNIGLVGKYVEMQDCYKSILEAFIHAGAANETKVNVVSLHSEYIDALNVKEKLAGLDAVLVAPGFGERGIEGKIETVRYVRENKIPFFGICLGMQMSVIEYSRNVLGLTDANSTEMNDKTPHPVVNLMEEQKTVTDKGGTMRLGAWNCDIKAGTLAHQIYGTTSISERHRHRYEYNSAYLDQLQKAGLLASGTNPQTRLVEIVEIEDHPFFIGVQYHPEYKSTVANPHPIFVNFVAAAVKAKKK is encoded by the coding sequence ATGAATCAAACGAAATATATTTTTGTTACTGGCGGTGTAACTTCTTCTTTAGGGAAGGGGATTATAGCGGCATCTTTGGCGAAATTATTACAAGCAAGAGGATATAGAACGACCATTCAAAAGTTCGATCCTTATATCAATGTGGACCCAGGAACGCTAAATCCTTATGAGCATGGAGAGTGTTATGTGACGGATGATGGTGCAGAAACGGATTTGGATTTAGGACACTACGAGCGTTTCTTGAATGTACCCACTTCTCAAGCGAATAATGTAACCACTGGTAGAATCTATCTTTCGGTAATTGAAAAAGAACGTAGAGGAGAATTTTTAGGAAAAACGGTTCAGGTGGTTCCTCATATTACTAATGAAATTAAAGACAGAATGCAATTGCTTGGTAAGTCAGGTGATTACGACATTGTCATAACTGAAATTGGTGGAACTGTGGGTGATATTGAGTCGTTGCCTTATATCGAATCAGTGCGTCAATTAGTTTGGGAATTGGGTGAAAATAACGGAATCGTAGTTCATTTGACTTTGGTGCCGTATTTGGCTGCAGCCGGAGAGTTAAAAACAAAACCAACGCAACACTCGGTGAAAACGTTGATGGAAAGCGGAATCAAAGCAGACATCTTGGTGTGTAGAACAGAACATGAGATTTCGGACGAAATTCGCAATAAATTAGCTTTGTTTTGTAACGTAAAAAGAGAAGCTGTGATTCAATCGATTGATGCTTCTACTATCTATGAAGTGCCTAACTTAATGTTAGAAGAAGGATTGGATGTTGTGGCTTTGAAGAAATTAGATTTACCTAAGAAAGCGGCTCCCGATTTAAAAAATTGGAATACGTTTTTGAAGCGATTAAAAAGTCCAAAACATATTGTGAATATAGGTTTGGTTGGGAAATATGTAGAAATGCAGGATTGTTACAAATCTATTTTGGAGGCCTTCATTCACGCAGGAGCAGCTAACGAAACCAAAGTTAATGTAGTTTCTCTTCATTCGGAATATATTGATGCCTTGAATGTTAAAGAAAAATTAGCAGGATTGGACGCTGTTTTGGTAGCGCCTGGTTTTGGTGAAAGGGGTATTGAAGGAAAAATTGAAACGGTGCGCTATGTGCGTGAAAATAAAATTCCATTTTTCGGAATTTGTTTGGGAATGCAGATGTCAGTAATTGAATACTCAAGAAATGTATTAGGACTTACAGATGCTAATTCGACCGAAATGAACGATAAAACGCCTCATCCTGTGGTTAACTTGATGGAAGAGCAAAAAACAGTTACAGATAAAGGAGGTACAATGCGTTTAGGTGCTTGGAATTGTGATATTAAAGCTGGTACTTTAGCTCATCAAATTTACGGAACAACTTCTATTTCAGAACGCCACCGTCACCGTTATGAATACAATAGTGCGTATTTAGATCAATTGCAAAAAGCAGGATTGCTAGCTTCTGGAACGAATCCACAAACCAGATTGGTAGAAATTGTAGAAATTGAAGATCATCCATTTTTTATTGGAGTACAATACCACCCCGAGTATAAAAGTACAGTAGCTAATCCACATCCTATTTTCGTAAATTTTGTGGCAGCGGCAGTAAAAGCAAAGAAAAAATAA
- the yidC gene encoding membrane protein insertase YidC — MEEKKLDLNSIIGFVLIFGILIWIMYQNQPDPKVIAAEKAKKELVAKAAKAQELAQKSIEKAAVAVATTGDSTQLAQLQKNLGNFAYSATLPSAKNNFTTIENDLVRLKIANKGGFIVEAVLKKYEKFKKGSGQLVELIKNNNANLNLTLQTRDNRALNTKDLYFEPSLSKLGEDQILSMKLKAGANEYLEYKYILKPNDYMVGFDLRSQGLNQVLNTAKPLDLELDMKTFRNEKSISYENRYAEIYFEYEGDKIDYVGQGKDKEETPEKVNYIAFKQHFFSSILLTNTPFATSKLHSTNLVNDEAVDTTFTKQFKAYVPLAFTNGELDYKMNWYFGPSDYKTLKKYDKNLEKIIPLGWGIFGWINKFIFIPLFGFISSFLGLGIAIIVFTILIKIAMSPITFKSFLSQAKMKVLRPEITELGEKFKKDPMKKQQETMKLYNKAGVNPMAGCIPALIQLPFMYASFQFFPSAIELRQKSFLWADDLSSFDEVVQLPFRIPLYGDHISLFPILAAIAIFFYMKMTSGDQQMAAPQQEGMPDMAKMMKYMIYISPLMMLIFFNSYGAGLSLYNFISNLITIGIMIVIKKYFIDSDKIHAQIEENKLKAPKKPSKFQQKLQEAMEQAEAQKAQRNKK, encoded by the coding sequence ATGGAAGAAAAAAAATTAGACCTGAATTCGATAATTGGTTTTGTATTGATTTTCGGAATCTTGATTTGGATTATGTATCAAAATCAACCTGATCCAAAAGTAATAGCTGCTGAGAAAGCGAAAAAAGAATTGGTTGCCAAGGCGGCTAAGGCTCAAGAATTAGCTCAAAAATCAATTGAAAAAGCTGCTGTAGCTGTTGCTACTACTGGTGATTCAACTCAATTGGCTCAATTGCAAAAAAACTTAGGAAATTTTGCCTATTCAGCAACATTGCCTTCTGCTAAAAACAATTTCACAACTATTGAAAATGATTTGGTACGATTGAAAATTGCCAACAAAGGAGGATTTATCGTTGAGGCAGTGCTAAAGAAATACGAAAAATTTAAAAAAGGTTCGGGTCAGTTAGTCGAGTTGATTAAAAATAATAATGCTAATTTGAATCTTACATTACAAACAAGAGATAACAGAGCCTTGAATACCAAAGATTTGTATTTTGAACCTAGTCTATCAAAGTTAGGAGAAGATCAAATTCTTTCTATGAAATTGAAAGCAGGAGCTAATGAATATTTGGAATACAAATACATTTTGAAACCAAACGATTATATGGTTGGGTTTGACTTGCGCTCCCAAGGATTGAATCAGGTGTTAAATACCGCTAAACCTTTGGATTTGGAATTGGATATGAAAACTTTTAGAAATGAAAAGAGTATTTCATATGAAAACCGTTACGCAGAAATATATTTTGAGTATGAAGGCGACAAAATTGATTATGTAGGTCAGGGAAAGGACAAAGAGGAAACTCCTGAGAAAGTGAATTATATCGCTTTTAAACAACATTTCTTCAGCTCTATTTTATTAACTAATACACCCTTTGCTACCTCAAAATTACATTCGACTAACTTAGTAAATGATGAAGCAGTAGATACTACTTTTACCAAACAATTTAAGGCGTATGTGCCTTTGGCTTTCACAAATGGTGAATTGGATTATAAAATGAATTGGTATTTTGGACCATCAGATTATAAAACATTAAAAAAATACGATAAAAATTTAGAGAAAATTATTCCACTAGGTTGGGGAATTTTTGGGTGGATTAATAAATTTATTTTTATACCGTTATTTGGTTTTATTAGTTCGTTTTTAGGGTTAGGTATTGCAATTATCGTGTTTACGATTTTGATTAAAATTGCCATGTCGCCAATTACGTTTAAGTCATTTTTGTCTCAAGCTAAAATGAAAGTACTGCGTCCTGAGATTACTGAATTGGGTGAAAAATTCAAAAAAGATCCAATGAAGAAACAACAAGAAACGATGAAGCTATACAACAAAGCGGGAGTAAATCCGATGGCAGGTTGTATTCCAGCCTTGATTCAGTTGCCGTTTATGTATGCTTCGTTTCAATTCTTCCCATCAGCTATAGAGTTACGCCAAAAAAGTTTCCTTTGGGCAGACGATTTATCTTCGTTTGACGAAGTAGTACAATTGCCATTCCGAATTCCATTGTATGGCGATCATATTAGTTTATTTCCAATATTAGCCGCGATTGCAATTTTCTTCTACATGAAAATGACTTCAGGTGACCAACAAATGGCAGCGCCACAGCAAGAAGGGATGCCTGATATGGCTAAGATGATGAAATACATGATCTATATTTCGCCATTGATGATGTTGATTTTCTTTAATAGTTATGGAGCGGGATTGAGTTTGTATAACTTTATCTCGAACTTGATTACTATCGGAATTATGATTGTAATTAAAAAGTATTTTATTGATAGTGATAAAATTCACGCTCAAATTGAAGAGAATAAATTGAAAGCGCCAAAGAAACCAAGTAAGTTCCAACAAAAACTGCAAGAAGCAATGGAACAAGCCGAAGCTCAGAAAGCGCAACGCAACAAAAAATAA
- a CDS encoding toxin-antitoxin system YwqK family antitoxin: MRSIIVFLVSLLFSVLHAQNEYNKLDAKGLKHGLWKGVYEESKRPRYQGTFEHGKEVGVFQFFDDTQKGDVIATREFNPKDNSAYTIFYDQNKNKVSEGRVVNKLFEGEWKYYHYASPAVMTTENYKNGKLEGVRTVYFLNGKIAEQINYVNNLKQGAYKKYTESGIVLEESFFKNNEYDGLAIFRNDSGTVVAKGMFTKGLKTGIWEVLENGKLVKKSSTDLSQKSKISSTK, from the coding sequence ATGAGAAGTATAATAGTATTTTTAGTATCCCTCCTTTTTAGCGTTTTACACGCTCAAAATGAGTACAATAAGCTAGATGCTAAAGGATTGAAACACGGCCTTTGGAAAGGCGTGTATGAAGAATCAAAAAGACCTCGTTATCAAGGGACTTTTGAACATGGAAAAGAAGTGGGTGTGTTTCAATTTTTTGATGACACTCAAAAAGGAGATGTGATTGCCACGCGTGAATTTAACCCCAAAGACAATTCGGCTTACACTATTTTTTATGATCAAAATAAAAACAAAGTGAGCGAAGGAAGAGTAGTCAACAAACTTTTTGAAGGGGAGTGGAAATACTATCATTATGCTTCACCAGCTGTAATGACAACTGAAAATTACAAAAACGGCAAATTAGAAGGTGTACGAACGGTGTATTTTCTTAATGGAAAAATAGCCGAACAAATTAATTACGTGAATAACCTAAAGCAAGGTGCTTATAAAAAGTATACCGAAAGTGGGATTGTTTTAGAAGAATCGTTCTTTAAGAATAACGAGTACGACGGATTAGCTATTTTTAGAAATGATAGTGGAACTGTTGTTGCAAAAGGAATGTTTACCAAAGGGTTAAAAACAGGAATTTGGGAAGTTTTGGAAAACGGTAAATTGGTTAAAAAATCCAGTACAGATTTGTCTCAAAAATCGAAAATCTCCTCAACTAAATAA
- the mnmA gene encoding tRNA 2-thiouridine(34) synthase MnmA, which yields MKRVVVGLSGGVDSSVAAYLLQQQGYEVIGLFMKNWHDDSVTISNECPWLEDSNDALLVAEKLGIPFQTVDLSEQYKEKIVDYMFNEYEKGRTPNPDVLCNREIKFDVFMKIALSLDADYVATGHYCQKSEIEVDGTTVYQLKAGADTNKDQSYFLCQLSQEQLAKALFPIGNLTKPEVREIAAEMDLITAEKKDSQGLCFIGKVRLPEFLQQKLQPKEGVIVQIDKNHPVYQSIQPEGLSLEERLAFESTKIKYTPEMGKVVGKHQGAHYFTIGQRKGLNVGGTIDPLFIIATDVETNTIYTGLTSQHPGLFRKALFIANSELHWVRTDLALAKGESMEVMARIRYRQPLQKATLYQFETGMYVAFEEPQSAITEGQFVAWHLGEELVGSGVIS from the coding sequence ATGAAACGTGTAGTTGTTGGTCTTTCAGGAGGTGTTGATTCAAGTGTTGCTGCGTATTTATTACAGCAGCAAGGCTATGAAGTGATTGGGCTTTTTATGAAAAACTGGCACGATGACTCGGTGACTATTTCTAATGAATGTCCGTGGTTAGAGGATAGTAACGATGCGCTTTTAGTAGCTGAAAAACTAGGAATTCCATTTCAAACGGTTGATTTAAGCGAACAATACAAAGAAAAAATCGTGGACTACATGTTCAATGAATACGAAAAAGGACGCACTCCAAATCCCGATGTATTGTGTAATCGCGAAATCAAGTTTGACGTTTTCATGAAAATCGCTTTAAGTCTGGATGCCGATTATGTAGCTACGGGACATTATTGTCAAAAAAGTGAAATAGAGGTGGACGGTACAACTGTTTATCAATTGAAAGCTGGTGCCGATACTAATAAAGATCAATCTTATTTTTTATGTCAGTTATCGCAAGAACAATTGGCAAAAGCCTTATTTCCTATCGGAAATTTAACCAAACCTGAAGTGCGTGAAATTGCGGCGGAGATGGATTTAATTACTGCCGAAAAGAAAGATTCTCAAGGGTTGTGTTTCATTGGCAAAGTACGTTTGCCTGAATTTTTACAACAAAAATTACAGCCAAAAGAAGGTGTGATTGTTCAAATTGACAAGAATCATCCCGTGTATCAGTCCATTCAGCCCGAAGGACTTTCGTTAGAAGAACGTTTGGCATTTGAATCGACTAAAATTAAATATACTCCTGAAATGGGAAAAGTAGTGGGAAAACACCAAGGCGCTCATTATTTTACCATCGGGCAACGCAAGGGACTCAATGTAGGAGGAACAATCGATCCTTTATTTATCATTGCAACTGATGTCGAAACGAATACCATTTATACAGGTTTGACGAGCCAACATCCAGGATTGTTTAGAAAAGCGTTATTTATTGCTAATTCAGAATTGCATTGGGTTCGTACTGATTTGGCTTTAGCCAAAGGCGAATCGATGGAAGTAATGGCGCGTATTCGTTACCGACAACCGTTACAAAAAGCCACTTTGTACCAATTTGAAACTGGTATGTATGTCGCTTTTGAAGAACCGCAGTCGGCGATTACCGAAGGACAATTTGTAGCTTGGCATTTAGGAGAGGAATTAGTGGGTTCTGGAGTAATTTCTTAG
- a CDS encoding S8 family serine peptidase, with protein MRIVCLFLLLLTTSVGFSQEDAWVYFTAKPNTQTYFDAPLQMLSQRALDRRVRQNIPLDSKDVPIPKLYINQIKSANGITVKAQSKWLNALHVRGTVTAINALKNLAVVEKVVFANRSLNPTAKLISTAKLKAVSNKLETQVDFAYGSSANQIQMLNGQVLHQQNYTASDKIIAIMDAGFPGVNTAQPFQRLRDHNKILGGYDFVHRSANYYSGNHHGTMVLSSMGGYKENALVGTAPDASYYLFITEDTASENPIEESLWVEAAEKADSLGVDVINTSLGYFGYDNPNYSHTYADMSGNTNFISKGANIAFSRGMIVVASAGNEGGTLEPHVGAPAEATDVIAVGAVTASKVLASFSSIGPSYDGRVKPNVMAQGQAAVLSDEYGNIVTASGTSFSGPILAGMIASFWQAFPNKTNQEIRQLVQASADRYGSPNTQFGYGIPDFSLALANGQLTKDDFVVYPNPSADVIQFNLPENKTIGTIGIYSILGQKIKSQEVANRFVTLSVADLPKGIYFYTFESEGFSKSGKIIKK; from the coding sequence ATGAGAATCGTCTGTCTATTTCTTTTATTGCTAACCACTTCAGTAGGATTTTCACAAGAAGATGCTTGGGTTTATTTTACTGCCAAACCCAATACACAAACGTATTTTGATGCGCCTTTGCAAATGCTTTCGCAAAGAGCTTTAGATAGAAGAGTCAGACAAAACATTCCTTTGGACTCTAAAGATGTCCCTATTCCTAAATTATACATCAACCAAATTAAATCCGCTAACGGAATTACGGTAAAAGCTCAGTCCAAATGGTTGAATGCCTTGCATGTTCGAGGCACAGTTACTGCAATCAATGCTTTAAAAAATCTTGCAGTTGTTGAAAAAGTAGTATTTGCGAATCGTTCGTTAAATCCAACAGCTAAATTGATTAGTACTGCAAAACTTAAGGCCGTTAGCAATAAATTGGAAACACAAGTCGATTTTGCTTATGGCTCTTCGGCTAATCAAATCCAGATGCTAAATGGGCAAGTTTTACATCAACAAAATTATACGGCTTCAGATAAAATTATTGCCATTATGGATGCGGGTTTTCCAGGGGTGAATACTGCGCAACCTTTTCAACGCTTACGAGATCATAATAAAATTCTAGGAGGTTATGATTTTGTACATCGTTCTGCTAATTATTATTCTGGAAATCATCATGGCACTATGGTACTTTCCAGTATGGGTGGCTACAAAGAGAACGCTTTGGTGGGAACTGCTCCCGATGCGTCTTATTATTTGTTTATTACAGAAGACACCGCTTCTGAAAATCCCATTGAGGAATCACTTTGGGTGGAAGCTGCTGAGAAAGCTGATAGTTTAGGTGTGGATGTAATCAATACTTCTTTAGGTTATTTTGGTTATGACAATCCGAATTATAGTCACACTTATGCTGATATGTCGGGAAATACAAATTTCATTTCTAAAGGTGCTAATATTGCTTTTTCAAGAGGGATGATTGTAGTGGCATCGGCAGGGAATGAAGGTGGTACTTTAGAACCACATGTAGGTGCACCCGCAGAAGCAACGGATGTAATTGCAGTGGGTGCAGTTACCGCTTCAAAAGTATTGGCCAGTTTTAGTTCAATTGGACCTTCTTATGATGGTAGGGTCAAGCCCAATGTTATGGCGCAAGGTCAAGCGGCAGTGCTTTCAGATGAGTATGGGAATATAGTCACGGCCAGTGGAACCTCGTTTTCAGGACCTATTTTGGCGGGAATGATAGCTAGTTTTTGGCAAGCTTTTCCAAATAAAACCAATCAAGAAATTAGACAATTGGTTCAAGCTTCAGCGGATCGATATGGTAGCCCAAATACTCAATTTGGCTATGGAATACCCGATTTTAGTTTGGCTTTAGCCAATGGACAATTGACCAAAGACGATTTTGTAGTGTATCCCAACCCCAGTGCAGATGTGATCCAATTTAATTTGCCAGAAAATAAAACTATTGGAACCATAGGCATTTACTCTATTTTGGGACAAAAAATAAAATCACAAGAAGTGGCTAATCGATTTGTTACACTTTCTGTAGCCGATTTGCCAAAAGGAATTTATTTTTATACATTCGAATCAGAAGGATTTTCTAAGTCGGGTAAAATCATTAAAAAATAA
- a CDS encoding NAD(P)H-dependent flavin oxidoreductase: MNRITALFNIKYPIIQGGMIWNSGYKLASAVSNAGGLGLIGAGSMYPEVLREHIRKCQKATSKPFGVNVPMLYPNVEEIFKIIVDEGVKIVFTSAGNPKTWTPYLKENGITIVHVVSSSTFALKAQDAGVDAVVAEGFEAGGHNGREETTTLTLIPMIKEKITIPLIAAGGIATGRGMLAAMVLGADGVQMGSRFVASVESSAHDNFKNTVITAKEGDTQLTLKELAPVRLIKNKFYQEVQELYAKGATKEELIQLLGRARAKRGMFEGDLDDGELEIGQIAGLIHEIQPVSTIFENIITEFQLAQKECAQWTF, from the coding sequence ATGAATAGAATAACAGCTCTTTTTAACATTAAATATCCCATTATTCAAGGAGGAATGATTTGGAACAGTGGCTATAAATTAGCCAGTGCTGTGAGTAATGCGGGTGGTTTAGGATTAATTGGTGCGGGTTCTATGTATCCTGAAGTATTGAGAGAACATATTCGGAAATGCCAAAAAGCTACCTCAAAACCTTTTGGGGTAAATGTACCGATGTTGTATCCTAATGTGGAAGAAATTTTTAAAATTATCGTTGATGAAGGAGTAAAAATTGTTTTTACTTCGGCAGGAAATCCCAAAACGTGGACGCCTTATTTGAAAGAAAATGGTATAACGATTGTGCATGTAGTGAGTAGCTCTACTTTTGCCCTAAAGGCTCAAGATGCGGGTGTAGATGCTGTGGTAGCAGAAGGATTTGAAGCGGGAGGACACAATGGTAGAGAAGAAACTACTACACTTACTTTGATCCCGATGATCAAGGAAAAAATTACAATTCCACTGATTGCTGCTGGAGGAATTGCTACCGGTAGAGGAATGCTTGCTGCTATGGTGCTAGGTGCTGATGGAGTACAAATGGGTAGTCGTTTTGTAGCTTCGGTGGAGTCTTCGGCTCACGATAATTTTAAAAATACGGTTATTACTGCCAAAGAAGGAGACACCCAATTGACTCTCAAAGAATTGGCTCCTGTTCGTTTGATTAAGAATAAATTTTACCAAGAAGTACAAGAATTGTATGCTAAAGGCGCTACCAAAGAAGAATTAATCCAATTGTTAGGTCGAGCTAGAGCAAAAAGAGGTATGTTTGAAGGCGATTTGGACGATGGCGAATTGGAGATTGGTCAAATTGCAGGTTTGATTCATGAAATTCAACCCGTTAGTACAATTTTTGAAAACATCATTACTGAATTTCAATTGGCACAAAAAGAGTGCGCACAATGGACATTTTAA
- a CDS encoding DUF4268 domain-containing protein, translating into MYSKEEAQRLKREFWIAFAEKYPRKWLLYDTKIKDFAFKFYVDNKKAQVLIDIEPRNDEKRIAYFEKLETLKNILEEEFVSDLVFEKNYYLENGKTISRIWVEQNGVSVSNRNYWDTIFDFFNEKMTALELFYAEYDEFIKDIEIAS; encoded by the coding sequence ATGTACAGTAAAGAGGAAGCTCAACGATTGAAACGCGAATTTTGGATTGCCTTCGCCGAAAAATATCCTAGAAAATGGCTGTTGTATGATACCAAAATCAAAGATTTTGCATTTAAATTTTATGTTGACAATAAAAAAGCACAAGTCCTTATCGACATTGAACCTCGCAACGACGAAAAGCGAATCGCCTACTTTGAAAAATTAGAAACTCTAAAAAACATTCTAGAAGAAGAGTTTGTATCTGATTTGGTTTTTGAAAAAAATTACTATTTGGAAAACGGTAAAACTATAAGCCGAATTTGGGTAGAACAAAACGGAGTAAGCGTTAGTAATCGGAATTATTGGGATACCATTTTTGACTTTTTCAACGAAAAAATGACCGCTCTAGAATTGTTTTATGCCGAATACGACGAATTCATTAAGGATATTGAAATCGCTAGTTAG
- a CDS encoding NUDIX hydrolase, with product MDFQEFLQFVPKLIVANLPATAAHAKMAPLERLANLENPSFANKNPRTAAVLMLCYPKNGLTHLVLIVRNSYKGVHSAQIAFPGGKYEKEDANFAATAIRETYEEVGIHPDKIEIVKSFTEVYIPPSNFMVYPYLGICSEEITFSPDPLEVAEIIELPLATFLSDTLIVTTQMQTSYANSIDVPAFEIESHIVWGATAMMLSELKEVFVSAFNS from the coding sequence ATGGATTTTCAAGAATTTTTACAGTTTGTTCCTAAATTAATTGTAGCCAATCTCCCTGCAACGGCAGCGCATGCTAAAATGGCTCCTTTGGAACGTTTGGCTAATTTGGAAAACCCCTCTTTTGCAAACAAAAATCCAAGAACTGCTGCGGTATTGATGCTGTGTTATCCAAAAAATGGACTCACTCATTTAGTTTTGATTGTTCGCAATTCGTATAAAGGCGTGCATTCTGCCCAAATCGCTTTCCCAGGGGGCAAGTACGAAAAAGAGGATGCGAATTTTGCAGCTACTGCAATTCGAGAAACGTATGAAGAAGTGGGCATTCATCCTGATAAAATTGAGATTGTAAAGTCATTTACGGAAGTGTATATTCCGCCGAGTAATTTTATGGTGTATCCTTATTTAGGAATTTGCAGTGAAGAAATCACATTTAGCCCAGATCCTTTAGAAGTCGCAGAAATTATTGAACTTCCGTTAGCTACTTTTTTGAGTGACACCCTAATTGTAACTACTCAGATGCAAACTTCGTATGCAAATTCAATTGACGTTCCTGCTTTTGAAATAGAAAGTCATATTGTTTGGGGAGCTACTGCGATGATGTTGAGTGAGTTGAAAGAAGTCTTTGTGAGTGCTTTTAATTCATAA
- a CDS encoding lysophospholipid acyltransferase family protein, with protein MGLLKRNPFGHILFIKKWLIRVLGCLTHRRYRGFNELQIEGSEIIKSLPDTNVLFISNHQTYFADVVAMFHVFNASLSGRTDSIKNVGYLWQPKMNIYYVAAKETMQAGLLPRILAYVGAITVERTWRSKGVDVTEKREVNPNDTENIKIALADGWVITFPQGTTKSFKPVRKGTAHIIKQHKPIVVPIVIDGFRRSFDKKGLRMKKKGILQSFIIKEPLAIDYENDTIDEIVEKVEYAIEQHPSFLKVIPAEEIEEQERLNSLRNWEC; from the coding sequence ATGGGATTGTTAAAGAGAAATCCTTTTGGTCATATCCTATTTATTAAAAAGTGGCTCATCCGAGTTTTAGGATGTTTGACTCACAGGCGTTACAGAGGATTTAACGAATTGCAAATAGAAGGTTCTGAAATAATTAAGAGCTTGCCAGATACCAATGTTTTATTTATTTCCAATCATCAAACCTATTTTGCTGATGTAGTGGCGATGTTTCATGTGTTCAATGCGAGTTTGAGTGGTCGTACCGATTCCATTAAAAATGTAGGGTATTTATGGCAACCTAAAATGAATATTTATTATGTCGCTGCAAAAGAAACCATGCAAGCAGGCTTATTACCTAGAATTTTGGCGTATGTAGGCGCTATTACTGTAGAGCGTACTTGGCGATCTAAAGGGGTTGATGTGACCGAGAAAAGAGAAGTGAATCCAAACGATACGGAGAATATAAAAATTGCGTTAGCTGACGGTTGGGTAATTACATTTCCACAAGGCACTACCAAATCTTTTAAACCAGTTCGAAAAGGTACAGCACATATTATTAAGCAGCATAAACCAATTGTAGTGCCTATTGTAATTGATGGCTTTAGACGCTCATTTGATAAAAAAGGATTGCGAATGAAAAAGAAAGGCATCTTACAATCATTTATCATCAAAGAACCTTTAGCAATTGATTATGAAAACGATACCATTGACGAAATTGTTGAAAAAGTAGAATATGCAATTGAGCAGCATCCTTCTTTCTTGAAAGTAATTCCAGCTGAAGAGATCGAAGAGCAAGAACGTTTAAATTCGCTACGAAATTGGGAATGTTAG
- a CDS encoding RNA polymerase sigma factor, producing the protein MKSDLEHSFVQQLRENQNIIHKICRLYTEDEDAHKDLFQEITIQLWKAYPKFRGDSKFSTWAYRVALNTAITLYRKTKRSINTVGYEGNSHFVPEVQYNYEEEEQLKLLYQAVYQLNDIEKALIFMYLEDKDYTEIAETLGISEVNARVKMNRIKGKLKKLLNPKGI; encoded by the coding sequence ATGAAATCGGACTTAGAACACTCTTTTGTACAGCAACTGCGAGAGAATCAGAATATAATCCACAAAATATGTAGATTGTATACTGAGGATGAAGACGCGCACAAAGATTTGTTCCAAGAAATTACAATTCAGCTTTGGAAAGCCTATCCTAAGTTTAGAGGCGACAGTAAATTTTCAACTTGGGCGTATCGTGTTGCTTTGAATACTGCCATTACTCTATACCGAAAGACGAAGCGTTCCATAAACACAGTAGGCTATGAAGGCAATTCTCACTTTGTCCCCGAAGTTCAATACAATTACGAAGAAGAAGAACAACTCAAATTATTATACCAAGCCGTTTACCAATTGAATGACATAGAAAAAGCCCTCATTTTTATGTATTTGGAAGACAAAGATTACACTGAAATTGCCGAAACCTTAGGGATTAGCGAAGTGAATGCTAGAGTAAAGATGAACCGAATTAAAGGAAAATTAAAAAAACTATTAAATCCTAAAGGAATATGA